A genomic stretch from Meiothermus sp. CFH 77666 includes:
- the dcd gene encoding dCTP deaminase, with the protein MSVKPDWWIREKAKQGMIEPFEERLVREGVISYGLSSFGYDLRAAREWKIFANVFHTIADPKGLDPKSFVDYEGDEVIIPPNSFVLARSMEYIRMPDNVLAIAIGKSTYARVGIVANITPLEPGWEGHVTLEFSNTTPLPAKMYAGEGVVQLVFFEGERPEVTYSDRKGKYQGQRGITLPRI; encoded by the coding sequence ATGAGCGTCAAGCCCGACTGGTGGATACGGGAAAAAGCCAAGCAAGGCATGATTGAGCCCTTTGAGGAGCGCCTGGTGCGCGAGGGGGTCATTAGCTACGGGCTCTCGAGCTTCGGCTACGACCTGCGCGCTGCCCGCGAGTGGAAAATTTTCGCCAACGTATTTCACACCATTGCCGACCCCAAGGGCCTGGACCCCAAGAGTTTTGTGGACTACGAGGGCGACGAGGTGATCATCCCGCCCAACTCCTTTGTGCTGGCCCGCAGCATGGAATATATCCGCATGCCCGATAACGTTCTGGCCATTGCCATCGGCAAGAGCACCTATGCGCGGGTAGGTATTGTGGCCAACATAACGCCCTTAGAGCCGGGCTGGGAGGGGCACGTGACCCTCGAGTTTTCCAACACCACCCCCCTGCCGGCCAAGATGTACGCTGGGGAGGGCGTGGTGCAACTGGTGTTCTTTGAGGGGGAGCGCCCCGAGGTGACCTATAGCGACCGCAAGGGCAAATACCAGGGCCAGCGGGGCATTACCCTGCCCCGGATTTGA
- a CDS encoding peptidylprolyl isomerase: MEALPYKSDKPVTKFARAEQVIDAAKFDYYAEIETSKGKIGIDLYETEAPNTVNSFVFLALHRYFEGIVFHRVIPGFVAQTGDPTGTGMGGPGYQFGLEVTPRLNYDKKGVLGMARTMDPNSNGSQFFITYGPTPNLNQQYTIFGQVIQGMEVVENINPTEGPTARRERDKILSVKIFAKSK, from the coding sequence ATGGAAGCCCTGCCCTATAAGTCCGACAAGCCCGTGACCAAGTTTGCCAGAGCCGAGCAGGTGATTGACGCTGCCAAATTCGACTATTACGCCGAAATCGAGACCAGCAAGGGGAAAATCGGCATAGACCTGTACGAGACCGAGGCCCCCAACACGGTGAACTCGTTTGTGTTCCTGGCGCTCCACCGCTACTTTGAGGGCATTGTGTTTCACCGGGTCATTCCAGGGTTTGTGGCCCAGACCGGCGACCCCACCGGTACCGGCATGGGCGGCCCCGGCTACCAGTTTGGGCTCGAGGTGACCCCCAGGCTCAACTACGATAAAAAAGGCGTGCTGGGCATGGCCCGCACCATGGATCCCAACTCCAACGGCAGCCAGTTCTTCATCACCTATGGCCCTACCCCCAACCTCAACCAGCAGTACACCATCTTTGGCCAGGTGATCCAGGGCATGGAGGTGGTGGAAAACATCAACCCCACCGAAGGCCCCACTGCGCGGCGGGAGCGCGACAAAATTCTATCGGTGAAGATATTCGCCAAGAGCAAATAG
- a CDS encoding ATP phosphoribosyltransferase regulatory subunit: MIPEGTRYFLPPEARLRREMEERLFRLLFGWGYEPVELPALELYDPQHTLAERSFKLVDKTGEVLALRSEFTTAVAGLLQSHGQYTPGQPVRLQYAGTLWLREANAELGRSREFRQVGAELVGVSSPQADAEVLELAWEALQLIGFPEAKIEVGLPALVRDLLEATGLPDEQKERLRQAIHRKNSPELEFLLGQYQVHPGLHQALQALPDLYGGREVLEEARRLPLSTKAQADLDWLEAVLALLPEVPLLLDLGRARLLTFYTGLNFQAYTPDFGLPLLGGGRYDGALLPYAAGFALGLERVMEALRLPLSETPPEVLALDRTLARKLRAEGRRVELAWTSSLRDLREYALEKGIGWLAVEGKLEPIG, from the coding sequence ATGATTCCCGAAGGCACCCGCTACTTTCTGCCGCCCGAGGCCCGCCTGCGCCGCGAGATGGAGGAGCGGCTGTTTCGGCTGTTGTTTGGTTGGGGTTATGAGCCGGTGGAGCTACCGGCCCTCGAGCTCTACGACCCCCAGCACACCCTGGCCGAGCGCTCCTTCAAGCTGGTGGACAAGACCGGCGAGGTGCTGGCCTTGCGCTCGGAGTTCACCACGGCGGTGGCGGGTTTGCTGCAAAGCCACGGCCAGTACACCCCCGGCCAGCCGGTGCGCTTGCAGTACGCCGGAACCCTATGGCTCAGGGAGGCCAACGCCGAGCTGGGGCGCAGCCGTGAGTTCCGCCAGGTGGGGGCCGAGCTGGTAGGGGTGAGCAGCCCCCAGGCCGATGCGGAGGTGCTCGAGCTAGCCTGGGAGGCCTTGCAGCTTATCGGCTTCCCGGAGGCCAAGATCGAGGTGGGGTTGCCTGCGCTGGTGCGGGACTTGCTGGAAGCTACGGGTCTGCCGGACGAGCAAAAAGAACGCCTGCGACAGGCCATTCACCGCAAGAATAGCCCCGAGCTCGAGTTCCTGCTGGGTCAGTACCAGGTACACCCCGGTCTGCACCAGGCCCTGCAGGCCCTGCCCGATCTGTACGGCGGGCGCGAGGTGCTGGAGGAGGCCCGCAGGCTGCCCCTCTCGACCAAGGCGCAGGCCGACCTGGACTGGCTCGAGGCCGTCCTGGCCCTGCTGCCCGAGGTGCCGCTCCTGCTCGATTTGGGCCGGGCGCGCCTCCTCACCTTCTACACCGGCCTCAACTTCCAGGCCTACACCCCGGACTTCGGCCTGCCCCTGCTGGGCGGGGGCCGCTACGATGGGGCCCTGCTGCCCTACGCGGCGGGCTTTGCCCTGGGGCTCGAGCGGGTCATGGAAGCCCTGCGCCTGCCCCTTTCTGAAACCCCCCCCGAAGTACTGGCGCTGGATCGAACCCTGGCCCGCAAGCTCCGGGCCGAGGGGAGGCGGGTGGAACTGGCTTGGACGAGTAGCTTGCGGGATTTGCGCGAATACGCCCTGGAAAAGGGTATTGGCTGGCTGGCGGTGGAGGGAAAGCTCGAGCCGATCGGGTAA
- a CDS encoding Lrp/AsnC family transcriptional regulator — MTSVELDKKDRKILSILQRRGNIPNNELAELVNLSPSTCLRRVRRLEELGVIRGYVALLDAEKVGRSLCVFVRVKLDHKSRADVERFEQEVLKYPEVTECHVVMGEDDFLLKIMVADLHDFQKFLLDHLTAIPGLSAVISSAVLRQIKSTTELPV; from the coding sequence ATGACATCAGTTGAGCTGGACAAAAAGGACCGCAAAATCTTGAGCATCCTGCAGCGCCGGGGTAACATTCCCAACAACGAGCTGGCCGAGCTGGTCAACCTCTCCCCCTCGACCTGCCTGCGCCGGGTGCGGCGGCTGGAGGAGCTGGGGGTTATCCGCGGCTATGTGGCCCTGCTAGACGCAGAGAAGGTGGGGCGCAGCCTGTGCGTGTTTGTACGGGTCAAGCTCGACCACAAGAGCCGGGCCGATGTGGAGCGCTTCGAACAGGAGGTGCTCAAATACCCCGAGGTCACCGAGTGCCATGTGGTGATGGGCGAGGACGACTTTCTGCTCAAGATTATGGTGGCCGACCTGCACGACTTTCAGAAGTTTTTGCTCGACCACCTCACGGCCATTCCCGGCCTGAGCGCGGTTATTTCCAGTGCGGTACTGCGGCAGATTAAGAGCACCACCGAGTTGCCGGTGTGA
- a CDS encoding PLP-dependent aspartate aminotransferase family protein, translating into MKLRTRAVHAGHHPDPLTGAHVVPIYSTSTFAYGSFARGERLFAGEEPGYIYGRIGNPTVRAFEEKLASLEGAEDAVAFASGMAAISALCTTLLAPGDEVVYLAPLYGGTEGYFLETLTRFGVRVTDAGSVENLPQALTPATRLVYLETPTNPTLRIYDLAAVAQIARARGVRTVVDNTFATPYLTRPLAYGIDLVLHSATKYLGGHGDCLAGVLAGPREVMEAVRAEGLRHIGGTLGAFEAYLMLRGLKTLPLRMEAHCAGAARVAEYLSQHPAVRRVYYPGLPSHPGHEIARRQMQAFGGLVSMELESKQAAAIFLDSLKLFTQAVSLGDVESLATHPASTTHQLLPPEIRAAHGVSETLVRLSVGIEDPEDLIADLEQALAQVMRAAVASG; encoded by the coding sequence ATGAAACTCAGAACCCGCGCCGTCCACGCCGGACATCATCCCGACCCCCTGACCGGTGCCCATGTGGTGCCCATCTATAGCACCTCCACCTTTGCCTACGGCTCCTTTGCCCGAGGGGAGCGGCTTTTTGCTGGAGAGGAGCCCGGCTACATCTACGGACGCATCGGCAACCCCACCGTGCGGGCCTTCGAAGAAAAGCTGGCCAGCCTCGAGGGGGCCGAGGACGCGGTGGCCTTTGCCAGCGGGATGGCCGCCATCAGCGCCCTGTGTACCACCCTGCTGGCCCCCGGCGACGAAGTGGTGTATCTGGCACCGCTTTACGGGGGCACCGAGGGCTATTTTCTGGAGACCCTGACCAGGTTTGGCGTGCGCGTGACCGACGCGGGTAGCGTGGAGAACCTGCCCCAGGCCCTCACACCGGCAACCAGGCTGGTCTACCTCGAGACCCCCACCAACCCCACCCTGCGCATCTACGACCTTGCGGCAGTGGCCCAGATTGCCCGCGCAAGAGGCGTGCGGACGGTAGTAGACAATACCTTTGCTACGCCCTACCTGACCCGGCCCCTGGCGTATGGCATTGACCTGGTGCTGCACTCGGCCACCAAATACCTGGGCGGGCACGGGGACTGTCTGGCGGGGGTGCTGGCGGGCCCCAGGGAGGTCATGGAGGCGGTGCGGGCCGAGGGGCTGCGGCATATCGGCGGGACGCTGGGCGCTTTTGAAGCCTACCTGATGTTGCGGGGCCTCAAGACCCTGCCCCTGCGGATGGAGGCCCACTGTGCGGGCGCCGCCCGGGTGGCCGAATACCTCTCCCAGCACCCCGCCGTCCGGCGGGTTTACTACCCCGGCCTGCCCTCCCACCCCGGCCACGAGATTGCCCGGCGGCAGATGCAAGCCTTTGGGGGGCTGGTCTCCATGGAACTGGAGTCCAAACAGGCGGCGGCCATCTTTCTGGATAGCCTGAAGCTCTTTACCCAGGCGGTCAGCCTGGGCGATGTGGAGTCGCTGGCCACCCACCCGGCCTCCACCACCCACCAGCTTCTGCCCCCCGAGATCCGGGCGGCCCACGGCGTGAGCGAGACCCTGGTGCGGCTCTCGGTGGGCATCGAAGACCCCGAAGACCTGATTGCCGACCTCGAGCAGGCCCTTGCCCAGGTGATGCGGGCTGCGGTGGCCTCGGGGTAG
- a CDS encoding GntR family transcriptional regulator, translating to MLAPQTEEAYRRLRRMILSLELRPGEPLIERKLEELLAVSRTPIRAAIQQLFREGLVQRTGRVYSVAPIDLAELEEAFEFRNWLETHVVRTAAARKPKTRELKDLLASVDADLDPEVELEKATDFHLALARLTGNRFVVASLAQVLQRIYRARYLEITRPQGADQAHMDHATLIELVQQGKGDEAAEFMLKHLERSREALLASLEGTRLGSILLGNHR from the coding sequence ATGCTGGCTCCGCAAACCGAAGAAGCCTACCGCCGCCTCCGGCGCATGATTTTGTCGCTCGAGCTCAGACCCGGAGAGCCCCTGATCGAGCGCAAGCTCGAAGAACTTTTGGCGGTTTCTCGCACGCCGATTAGGGCTGCCATTCAGCAGCTTTTCCGCGAGGGGCTGGTGCAGCGCACGGGTCGGGTCTACTCGGTGGCCCCCATTGATCTGGCCGAGCTCGAGGAAGCCTTTGAGTTTCGCAACTGGCTCGAGACCCACGTGGTTCGCACCGCCGCCGCCCGCAAGCCCAAAACCCGCGAACTCAAGGATCTGCTGGCCTCGGTGGACGCCGACCTCGACCCCGAGGTCGAACTGGAGAAAGCCACCGACTTTCACCTGGCCCTGGCCAGGCTCACCGGCAACCGCTTTGTGGTGGCTTCACTGGCCCAGGTTTTGCAGCGTATCTACCGAGCCCGCTACCTGGAAATCACCCGCCCCCAGGGGGCCGACCAGGCCCACATGGATCACGCCACTCTGATTGAGCTGGTGCAACAGGGCAAGGGGGACGAGGCCGCCGAATTTATGCTCAAGCACCTCGAGCGCTCCCGCGAAGCCCTGCTGGCCAGCCTCGAGGGTACCCGCCTGGGCTCTATACTGCTGGGCAACCACCGTTAG
- a CDS encoding tripartite tricarboxylate transporter substrate-binding protein, translating into MNKLAILGLIVSSIALAQFTPRNPECIAPAGAGGGWDFTCRSVAQVMQDLKIVAQPIKTTNVTGGGGGVAYANVVTQRSDDANLIVAASPATTVRLAQGQYSRFTERDVRWLGAVAADFGLVAVKADAPWKTMQELVAAWKADPSKIAVGGGSAVGGQDHMKVLLLGRAAGIEPRSIKYVPFDGGGQALTSLLGGFIQVFAGDASELRAQVEAGTVRVLALMSPRRLPAPYASVPTLRELGYNVDWVVWRGFYVPKNMPADAYDFWSRALRQVERSPEWAKVREQNSLGQFFMVGAEFQVFIDRQVNQFRNLSRELGIIR; encoded by the coding sequence ATGAACAAACTGGCTATCCTCGGTCTCATCGTAAGCAGCATTGCGCTGGCGCAGTTTACCCCGCGCAACCCCGAGTGCATTGCACCTGCAGGCGCGGGCGGCGGCTGGGACTTCACCTGCCGCAGTGTGGCCCAGGTGATGCAAGACCTGAAAATCGTGGCCCAGCCTATCAAAACCACCAACGTAACCGGCGGTGGAGGTGGGGTGGCCTACGCCAACGTGGTCACCCAGCGGAGCGACGATGCCAACCTGATTGTGGCCGCCAGCCCCGCCACCACCGTGCGGCTGGCCCAGGGGCAGTACAGCCGCTTTACCGAGCGGGATGTGCGCTGGTTGGGGGCGGTGGCCGCCGACTTCGGCCTGGTAGCGGTGAAGGCCGATGCCCCCTGGAAAACCATGCAAGAGCTGGTAGCGGCCTGGAAAGCCGACCCCTCCAAAATTGCCGTGGGCGGCGGTAGTGCGGTGGGCGGTCAAGACCACATGAAGGTGCTGCTGTTGGGCCGGGCGGCAGGTATCGAACCGCGTTCCATCAAATATGTACCCTTCGATGGCGGCGGACAGGCCCTGACCTCGTTGCTGGGCGGCTTCATCCAGGTCTTTGCCGGAGACGCCTCCGAGCTTCGGGCCCAGGTTGAAGCGGGCACGGTGCGGGTGCTGGCCCTGATGTCTCCCCGCCGTCTGCCCGCGCCCTATGCCAGTGTGCCCACCCTGCGCGAACTGGGCTACAACGTGGACTGGGTAGTCTGGCGCGGCTTCTACGTGCCCAAAAACATGCCGGCCGATGCCTACGATTTCTGGTCGCGGGCCCTGCGCCAGGTGGAGCGCAGCCCGGAGTGGGCTAAGGTGCGGGAGCAGAACAGCCTGGGCCAGTTCTTCATGGTTGGCGCCGAGTTTCAGGTCTTCATTGACCGGCAGGTGAACCAGTTCCGCAACCTCTCCCGTGAGTTGGGCATCATCCGATAG
- a CDS encoding tripartite tricarboxylate transporter TctB family protein encodes MTDRIVGALVLLLALGYAIEASRMQVGFLSDPLGPRPFPYIIAVLVGISALWLLFRPDPEPDWPPRRFWPVLGLVLLSLVAYAYLIVPLGFIVTTTLEMTLLAVLFGARWWQGLGGALAFTLAVYLLFTQGLGVTLPVGRIFG; translated from the coding sequence ATGACGGACCGTATCGTAGGTGCCCTGGTTCTGCTGCTGGCTTTAGGGTATGCCATAGAAGCCAGCCGGATGCAGGTGGGCTTCCTCTCCGACCCCCTGGGGCCCAGGCCCTTTCCCTACATCATCGCGGTTCTGGTAGGGATTTCGGCCTTGTGGCTGCTCTTCAGGCCCGACCCCGAGCCCGACTGGCCCCCACGGCGTTTCTGGCCGGTCTTGGGCCTGGTGCTCCTCAGCCTGGTGGCCTACGCCTACCTGATTGTTCCGCTGGGGTTCATCGTCACCACCACCCTCGAGATGACCCTCCTGGCGGTGCTGTTTGGAGCCCGCTGGTGGCAGGGGCTGGGGGGGGCGCTGGCCTTCACCCTGGCTGTTTACCTGCTGTTCACCCAGGGGCTGGGCGTGACCCTGCCGGTGGGCCGGATTTTTGGGTAG